A genomic segment from Aegilops tauschii subsp. strangulata cultivar AL8/78 chromosome 1, Aet v6.0, whole genome shotgun sequence encodes:
- the LOC109768412 gene encoding uncharacterized protein isoform X2, producing the protein MSSGGGGDDAGDGGRAEWQRIYDRVQALAAGRARLEARNRTQHEFWDARDKINHSRLHQAELSRSRWEAACREVLPGDDPKLAELLESDLEDSRTCEALLDTENSELLVQLKEELHENTADHEHNSGDLISELRKLKQVYETRCSNKDKEATEAVQKFQQKLEELHVAACKKDDEIGRLQAEASASTNKILVLEGKLNEMHSLDKANDIQSLKVGQPETHKHKLAFLSTIQSEEAGNSLEIIQENADHGAIAGDFRAELRKLKQAYETLSSNKDKEISAALAVEDFLLNKLLRMDKDNAGLLKIKEVEAAQANEAAQKLQQTVEELQVAVRNKDDEIGTLRAEVGHLKIKQVEAAQKLQQNVEELQVAVLNKDNKIGRLQAEAGILNIKEVESVQKLQQNVDVLQVELRNKDDGNCRLQAEAANPEKKDEDYCQGTQWHEQVSRS; encoded by the exons atgagcagcggcggcggcggcgacgacgcggGGGACGGCGGGCGGGCCGAGTGGCAGCGCATCTACGACCGGGTCCAGGCGCTCGCCGCCGGCCGCGCGCGGCTGGAGGCGCGCAACAGGACCCAGCACGAGTTCTGGGACGCCCGCGACAAGATCAACCACTCCCGCCTCCaccag GCGGAGCTGAGCAGGAGCAGGTGGGAGGCGGCCTGCAGGGAGGTGCTCCCTGGGGATGATCCCAAGCTCGCCG AACTGCTAGAGAGTGATTTGGAGGATTCAAGAACTTGTGAAGCTCTTTTGGACACCGAAAACTCAGAACTGCTG GTACAACTGAAGGAAGAGCTTCATGAAAACACTGCAGATCATGAGCACAATTCCGGAGATTTAATATCAGAGCTAAGAAAGTTAAAGCAGGTCTATGAGACCAGATGCTCGAATAAGGATAAGGAAGCTACTGAAGCAGTGCAGAAATTTCAACAGAAGTTAGAGGAGCTGCACGTGGCAGCCTGTAAGAAGGATGATGAGATTGGAAGATTGCAGGCAGAAGCTTCTGCATCCACAAATAAGATACTGGTTCTTGAGGGCAAGCTAAATGAGATGCACTCCTTGGATAAGGCGAATGATATCCAGAGCCTCAAAGTTGGGCAACCTGAGACTCATAAACACAAGCTTGCCTTCTTATCAACT ATACAATCCGAGGAAGCTGGAAATAGTCTAGAGATTATTCAAGAGAATGCAGATCATGGGGCCATCGCAGGAGATTTTAGAGCAGAGCTAAGAAAACTGAAGCAAGCTTATGAAACCCTTAGCTCAAACAAGGATAAGGAAATTTCTGCAGCACTTGCAGTGGAGGATTTTCTTTTGAACAAACTGCTGAGAATGGACAAGGACAACGCAGGGCTCCTTAAGATAAAGGAAGTGGAGGCAGCACAAGCTAACGAAGCAGCACAAAAGCTTCAACAGACTGTAGAGGAGCTGCAAGTGGCTGTCCGAAATAAAGATGATGAGATTGGCACATTGCGAGCAGAAGTGGGGCACCTTAAGATAAAACAAGTGGAGGCAGCACAAAAGCTTCAGCAGAATGTAGAGGAACTGCAAGTGGCAGTCCTAAATAAGGATAACAAGATTGGCAGATTGCAAGCAGAAGCGGGGATCCTTAACATAAAAGAAGTGGAGTCAGTACAAAAGCTTCAGCAGAATGTAGATGTGCTGCAAGTAGAATTACGAAATAAGGACGATGGAAACTGTAGATTGCAAGCAGAAGCTGCTAATCCAGAAAAAAAAG ATGAAGATTACTGTCAGGGTACACAATGGCATGAGCAGGTGTCACGCTCTTGA
- the LOC109768412 gene encoding uncharacterized protein isoform X1, producing MSSGGGGDDAGDGGRAEWQRIYDRVQALAAGRARLEARNRTQHEFWDARDKINHSRLHQAELSRSRWEAACREVLPGDDPKLAELLESDLEDSRTCEALLDTENSELLVQLKEELHENTADHEHNSGDLISELRKLKQVYETRCSNKDKEATEAVQKFQQKLEELHVAACKKDDEIGRLQAEASASTNKILVLEGKLNEMHSLDKANDIQSLKVGQPETHKHKLAFLSTIQSEEAGNSLEIIQENADHGAIAGDFRAELRKLKQAYETLSSNKDKEISAALAVEDFLLNKLLRMDKDNAGLLKIKEVEAAQANEAAQKLQQTVEELQVAVRNKDDEIGTLRAEVGHLKIKQVEAAQKLQQNVEELQVAVLNKDNKIGRLQAEAGILNIKEVESVQKLQQNVDVLQVELRNKDDGNCRLQAEAANPEKKGTVYNLIVTIIKCSSDQNSLTI from the exons atgagcagcggcggcggcggcgacgacgcggGGGACGGCGGGCGGGCCGAGTGGCAGCGCATCTACGACCGGGTCCAGGCGCTCGCCGCCGGCCGCGCGCGGCTGGAGGCGCGCAACAGGACCCAGCACGAGTTCTGGGACGCCCGCGACAAGATCAACCACTCCCGCCTCCaccag GCGGAGCTGAGCAGGAGCAGGTGGGAGGCGGCCTGCAGGGAGGTGCTCCCTGGGGATGATCCCAAGCTCGCCG AACTGCTAGAGAGTGATTTGGAGGATTCAAGAACTTGTGAAGCTCTTTTGGACACCGAAAACTCAGAACTGCTG GTACAACTGAAGGAAGAGCTTCATGAAAACACTGCAGATCATGAGCACAATTCCGGAGATTTAATATCAGAGCTAAGAAAGTTAAAGCAGGTCTATGAGACCAGATGCTCGAATAAGGATAAGGAAGCTACTGAAGCAGTGCAGAAATTTCAACAGAAGTTAGAGGAGCTGCACGTGGCAGCCTGTAAGAAGGATGATGAGATTGGAAGATTGCAGGCAGAAGCTTCTGCATCCACAAATAAGATACTGGTTCTTGAGGGCAAGCTAAATGAGATGCACTCCTTGGATAAGGCGAATGATATCCAGAGCCTCAAAGTTGGGCAACCTGAGACTCATAAACACAAGCTTGCCTTCTTATCAACT ATACAATCCGAGGAAGCTGGAAATAGTCTAGAGATTATTCAAGAGAATGCAGATCATGGGGCCATCGCAGGAGATTTTAGAGCAGAGCTAAGAAAACTGAAGCAAGCTTATGAAACCCTTAGCTCAAACAAGGATAAGGAAATTTCTGCAGCACTTGCAGTGGAGGATTTTCTTTTGAACAAACTGCTGAGAATGGACAAGGACAACGCAGGGCTCCTTAAGATAAAGGAAGTGGAGGCAGCACAAGCTAACGAAGCAGCACAAAAGCTTCAACAGACTGTAGAGGAGCTGCAAGTGGCTGTCCGAAATAAAGATGATGAGATTGGCACATTGCGAGCAGAAGTGGGGCACCTTAAGATAAAACAAGTGGAGGCAGCACAAAAGCTTCAGCAGAATGTAGAGGAACTGCAAGTGGCAGTCCTAAATAAGGATAACAAGATTGGCAGATTGCAAGCAGAAGCGGGGATCCTTAACATAAAAGAAGTGGAGTCAGTACAAAAGCTTCAGCAGAATGTAGATGTGCTGCAAGTAGAATTACGAAATAAGGACGATGGAAACTGTAGATTGCAAGCAGAAGCTGCTAATCCAGAAAAAAAAGGTACTGTCTACAATTTAATTGTAACCATAATTAAATGCAGTTCTGATCAAAATTCACTAACAATTTAA